Proteins from a single region of Bdellovibrio bacteriovorus HD100:
- the rpoB gene encoding DNA-directed RNA polymerase subunit beta → MSDFLITESTLEKTPVTASNIRVRKSFAKNKQVIDIPNLIELQKSSYEAFIQKDMDPDRRGDAGLNGVFKSVFPITDFNNTASLEFVSYTLEPAKYDVDECRQRGMTFAAPIKVTLRLIVFDVDEETEARSIRDVKEQEVYLGEIPLMTANGSFIINGTERVVVSQLHRSPGVFFDHDGGKNNASGKLIYSARVIPYRGSWLDAEFDQKDLIHVRIDRRRKFPVTILLKALGYNSEQLLEYFYDLDEVYVKGGKLFRKLDIERMSGQRALTDIVDPKTGEALVKAGRRITRAIVKKIKDLDITELDVLPEDLEGKVLAKPLIDESTGEIIADANAELNAAIIKRSIEAGIESFFMIFFDGLTVGPYLRNTLLVDKVSNKEESLVEIYKRLRPGEPPTLEAATTFFGRLFFDPETYDLSEVGRIKINHRFGISMDECPPSHRTLTHKDILSTIKTLIDLKNGRGVIDDIDHLGNRRVRSVGELLENQYRIGLVRMERAIRERMSLQDVETMMPHDLVNAKPVNAVVKEFFGSSQLSQFMDQTNPLSEITHKRRLSALGPGGLTRDRAGFEVRDVHPTHYGRICPIETPEGPNIGLIASLATYARINNYGFIETPYRKVEAGQVSKDINYLSALEEAGHHIAPAARDEAGNKAIQTATTITRRDGEYEIVDKDKVALMDVSPSQLVSIAASLIPFLEHDDANRALMGSNMQRQAVPLLRSRAPLVGTGVERLVARDSGTSIVAQNDGIVEEVDASRIVIRRFAKGGELGANVDIYNLTKYQRTNQNTCFNQKPIVTVGDKISKGDIIADGPSTELGELALGQNILVAFTPWQGYNFEDSILISERLLKDDVYTSIHIEEFECVARDTKLGKEEITRDIANVGEEALKDLDSSGIIRIGAEVRPGFILVGKVTPKGETQLSPEEKLLRAIFGEKAGDVRDTSLRAPSGVYGTVIDAQVYSREGADRDERLSLIIEEKKRKLEKDLAVEQNVIKNNAISKLRDILVGKITTGVLLNEDGSQKLLNKGQEITEADLETVPFELLNYIPLEQDLEFQVNKIIDNARNQLDAVKLVFNEKIDRLRKGDELPPGVIKMVKVYVAIKRKMQVGDKFAGRHGNKGVVSKVLPAEDMPYLADGTPVDMVLNPLGVPSRMNIGQILEVHLGWAAHNLGKQLGAHLEKWNAENARTEMKDIFSDSDISAKLDKADDASLKSMVQRMKHGIHVGTPVFDGARESDVKGLLAKAQVPSSGKSVLFDGRTGEPFTNPVTVGIMYMLKLHHLVEEKIHARSIGPYSLVSQQPLGGKAQFGGQRLGEMEVWAIEAYGAAYSLQEFLTVKSDDVAGRTRMYESIVKGENILEPGLPESFNVLVKELQSLALNVELMESDILRDQDEDFGDEEVIEVEPVAPVASKDEPEQH, encoded by the coding sequence ATGTCCGATTTTCTTATCACGGAGAGTACATTGGAAAAAACTCCAGTTACGGCTTCTAACATTCGAGTTAGAAAGTCATTCGCGAAAAATAAGCAAGTCATTGATATTCCAAATCTGATTGAACTGCAGAAGTCTTCTTACGAAGCTTTCATTCAAAAAGATATGGATCCAGATCGTCGCGGCGATGCTGGTCTTAATGGCGTTTTCAAATCTGTTTTCCCAATCACAGATTTCAACAATACAGCAAGCCTTGAGTTTGTATCTTACACTCTAGAGCCAGCTAAGTACGACGTGGACGAGTGCCGTCAGCGTGGTATGACTTTCGCTGCTCCTATCAAGGTGACTCTTCGTCTGATCGTTTTCGATGTTGATGAAGAAACTGAAGCACGCAGCATCCGTGACGTGAAAGAGCAGGAAGTTTATCTGGGCGAAATCCCATTGATGACTGCCAACGGTTCTTTCATCATCAACGGTACTGAGCGCGTTGTTGTTTCCCAGTTGCACAGATCTCCAGGCGTGTTCTTCGATCACGATGGTGGTAAAAACAATGCTTCTGGTAAATTGATCTACTCTGCACGTGTGATCCCTTATCGTGGTTCATGGTTGGATGCTGAGTTTGACCAAAAAGATCTTATCCACGTACGTATCGACCGTCGTCGTAAGTTCCCAGTTACAATCCTTCTTAAAGCTCTTGGTTACAACTCTGAGCAGCTTCTGGAATACTTCTACGATCTTGATGAAGTTTACGTTAAGGGCGGCAAGCTCTTCCGTAAGTTGGACATCGAGCGTATGTCCGGTCAAAGAGCATTGACTGATATCGTTGATCCAAAAACTGGCGAAGCGCTGGTTAAAGCGGGTCGTCGTATCACTCGTGCGATCGTTAAGAAAATCAAAGATCTTGATATCACAGAGCTTGATGTTCTTCCGGAAGATCTGGAAGGCAAAGTTCTGGCGAAGCCATTGATCGATGAATCCACTGGTGAGATCATCGCTGATGCGAATGCTGAGCTGAACGCTGCAATCATCAAGCGTTCCATCGAAGCTGGTATCGAGAGCTTCTTCATGATCTTCTTCGACGGTTTGACTGTGGGTCCTTACCTGCGCAACACCCTGTTGGTTGATAAAGTCTCCAACAAAGAAGAATCTTTGGTTGAGATCTACAAGCGTCTTCGTCCTGGTGAGCCTCCGACTTTGGAAGCGGCTACGACATTCTTCGGCCGTTTGTTCTTCGATCCAGAGACTTATGACCTTTCTGAAGTTGGTCGTATCAAGATCAATCACAGATTCGGTATCTCCATGGACGAGTGCCCACCGTCTCACAGAACACTGACTCACAAGGATATCCTGAGCACCATCAAAACTTTGATCGATCTGAAAAATGGTCGTGGTGTTATCGACGATATCGATCACTTGGGTAACCGTCGTGTTCGTTCCGTAGGTGAGTTGCTTGAAAACCAATACCGTATCGGTTTGGTTCGTATGGAGCGCGCTATCCGTGAACGTATGTCCCTTCAGGACGTTGAAACAATGATGCCTCACGATCTTGTGAACGCGAAACCTGTGAACGCCGTAGTTAAAGAATTCTTCGGTTCTTCCCAGTTGTCTCAGTTCATGGATCAGACGAACCCGCTTTCCGAGATCACGCACAAACGTCGTTTGTCTGCTCTTGGACCTGGTGGTTTGACTCGTGATCGCGCTGGTTTCGAAGTACGTGACGTACATCCTACGCACTACGGACGTATCTGTCCTATCGAAACTCCAGAGGGTCCAAACATCGGTTTGATCGCTTCCTTGGCTACTTATGCTCGTATCAACAACTATGGTTTCATTGAGACTCCATACCGTAAAGTTGAAGCGGGTCAGGTTTCCAAAGACATCAACTATCTTTCTGCATTGGAAGAAGCTGGTCACCACATCGCTCCGGCGGCTCGTGACGAAGCTGGAAACAAAGCTATCCAGACTGCGACTACCATCACTCGTCGTGACGGTGAGTATGAGATCGTAGACAAGGATAAAGTTGCTTTGATGGACGTTTCTCCATCTCAGTTGGTTTCCATCGCAGCTTCCCTGATTCCATTCCTTGAGCACGATGACGCCAACCGTGCCTTGATGGGATCGAACATGCAACGTCAAGCGGTTCCACTGCTTCGTTCTCGCGCACCACTTGTTGGTACAGGCGTAGAGCGTTTGGTTGCTCGTGACTCCGGTACTTCCATCGTTGCTCAAAACGATGGTATCGTTGAGGAAGTTGATGCTTCCCGTATCGTTATCCGTCGTTTCGCCAAAGGCGGCGAGCTGGGTGCGAACGTGGACATCTACAACCTGACGAAGTATCAGCGTACGAATCAAAATACGTGCTTCAACCAAAAACCAATCGTTACTGTTGGTGACAAGATTTCCAAAGGCGACATCATCGCTGACGGTCCTTCCACTGAGCTTGGTGAATTGGCATTGGGTCAGAACATCCTTGTGGCGTTCACCCCATGGCAAGGTTACAACTTCGAGGACTCCATCCTTATTTCTGAGCGTTTGTTGAAAGACGACGTTTACACTTCCATCCACATCGAAGAATTCGAGTGCGTGGCTCGTGATACAAAACTTGGTAAGGAAGAGATCACTCGCGATATCGCCAACGTAGGTGAGGAAGCTCTTAAAGACCTGGACAGCTCTGGTATCATCCGCATCGGTGCGGAAGTTCGCCCTGGCTTCATCCTGGTTGGTAAAGTGACTCCAAAAGGTGAAACTCAGCTTTCTCCTGAGGAAAAACTTTTGAGAGCGATCTTCGGTGAAAAAGCCGGCGACGTTCGTGATACATCTTTGCGCGCTCCATCCGGCGTGTACGGAACTGTTATCGATGCTCAAGTTTACTCTCGTGAAGGCGCAGACCGCGATGAGCGTTTGTCGTTGATCATCGAAGAGAAAAAACGCAAGCTTGAAAAAGACTTGGCGGTTGAGCAGAACGTTATCAAAAATAACGCTATCTCCAAACTTCGTGACATCCTGGTGGGTAAAATCACTACAGGCGTTCTTCTGAATGAAGACGGTTCTCAGAAGTTGTTGAACAAAGGTCAGGAAATCACAGAGGCGGATCTAGAGACAGTTCCATTCGAATTGTTGAACTACATCCCTCTTGAGCAAGACCTTGAGTTCCAGGTGAACAAAATCATCGACAATGCTCGTAACCAGTTGGATGCAGTTAAACTTGTGTTCAATGAAAAGATCGATCGTCTTCGTAAAGGTGACGAATTGCCTCCGGGCGTGATCAAAATGGTTAAAGTTTACGTTGCTATCAAACGTAAAATGCAAGTCGGTGACAAATTCGCCGGTCGTCACGGAAATAAGGGTGTTGTCTCCAAAGTATTGCCTGCGGAAGACATGCCTTACCTTGCTGACGGTACTCCAGTAGACATGGTTCTGAACCCACTAGGGGTTCCTTCTCGTATGAATATCGGTCAGATCCTTGAGGTTCACTTGGGTTGGGCAGCGCACAACCTTGGTAAACAACTGGGTGCTCATCTTGAGAAGTGGAATGCAGAGAACGCTCGCACAGAGATGAAAGACATCTTCAGCGACTCTGATATCTCCGCGAAACTTGATAAAGCAGACGATGCTTCATTGAAGTCCATGGTTCAGCGCATGAAGCACGGTATCCACGTGGGTACGCCGGTGTTTGATGGTGCCCGTGAATCTGACGTGAAAGGTTTGCTTGCAAAAGCGCAAGTGCCTTCTTCCGGTAAGTCCGTTCTATTCGACGGTCGTACAGGGGAGCCGTTCACGAATCCGGTAACTGTCGGTATCATGTACATGCTGAAACTTCACCACTTGGTGGAAGAGAAGATCCACGCTCGTTCTATCGGACCTTACTCACTCGTTTCTCAACAGCCTCTGGGCGGTAAAGCTCAGTTCGGTGGTCAGCGTCTCGGGGAGATGGAGGTTTGGGCGATCGAAGCATACGGTGCTGCATACTCTCTGCAAGAGTTCCTGACTGTTAAGTCAGATGACGTTGCAGGTAGAACTCGTATGTACGAGAGCATCGTGAAGGGTGAAAACATCCTTGAGCCAGGCTTGCCTGAATCCTTCAACGTATTGGTGAAAGAGCTTCAATCTCTGGCACTGAACGTGGAGCTGATGGAGTCTGACATTCTACGTGACCAAGATGAAGATTTTGGTGACGAAGAAGTGATCGAGGTAGAACCAGTTGCGCCGGTTGCGTCTAAAGACGAACCAGAGCAGCACTAA